A window of Terriglobia bacterium genomic DNA:
GATGGATTTAGGCGAACCCGGGGCAGGCGAACGCCTGGCTCTGCAGGTTGGCGCGCGCGGGCTAGGGATTGATCTCCTCATCAATAATGCCGGCTTCGGCGCTCGCGGGAGATTCTGGGAACTGCCCCTCGACAAACAAACGGCCCTGATGCGCCTTCAAATCGAGACGCTGATGGAGTTGACTTTTCATCTTCTGCCGGGAATGATTGAGCGGCGAAGTGGCGGAGTCATCAATGTTTCGTCGATGACAGGTTTTCAGCCGATCCCCTACGCCACAGCATACGCAGCCACAAAGGCCTTTATGAACAGCTTCTCGATGGGGCTTCGGGAAGAGTTGAGGCCTTACGGGGTGGCTGTGGTGACGCTCTGCCCCGGCGGCACTCGGACCCATTTTGTGAACGTTGGCGCGAGCGAGGGACGGCACAAATTCCCTGGCGGCCCGCAGCCACCAGAGGAGGTGGTGACGGACGCCCTCGACAAGCTCCAGCGCGGCGGCGGCCTGGTTGTGCCGCGCTTTGTCAACAAGGCCAGCATTTTTGCGCAACGGTTCCTGCCTCGCGAAACCATCGCCAAAGTGCTGGCCAGGATGAGCAAAACCTGACCAGGAGCAGATCACTTCGCAATTAGCTGGAGTCACCTCAGAGTTGTTTTTATTCCCCATAGTCTATAGTGTTAGTCTTGCCTTTGGAGTGTGCGGAACATCGGACCCAGGAATGTTGTTATGAGTGAAAGGGAAGACGGCGTGTCCTGGCTGCACAGGCTGGGGAGTCTCATCGCGGTCCTGACGTTTTTCCTTTACGTGACGGGGGCGCTCGGGTCGAGCGCTGGGCAGGCGCCCAACGGTTCCCCAGGTAAGTCCGCGCATGCCGTAATGGTTCTGGCTGTTGCGGTAACCGCATTGACCGTTCTTTTCGTTTGGCGGTTGTGGAAGAGCAATTCGCCACGTTACCTGAAAAACCTGGGAGCCATAACGGTCGCTGTACTTCTTTTACTGGCGCTTGTGGAACTGGGTCCCGTGCCCAATCTTTTTCCCGCAGCAGCAGCGGTTGGCTACACATTCGGCATTCTGACCTTTTTCTGCCTAACGGTATGCCTGGCACTGTTTACGCGGACCGACTGGCGATGGGATGAGCCGAAAGCACCAGACCTCGCCTCCCCCTCCATCCGGCAAGTGCTGGTTTTCACAACAACGGCAGTGTTCGTAGAGCCATTCCTGGGAAGGGCCTTCCGGGAACAGGCCATCGGGATTGCGCCGCACCTGGTACTGGGAATTGCCGCCATGGCCGGCTCGCTATGGGTCCTGGAAATGGCGCTGACCAAGTTTTCGCACCTGCGCGCATTCAAGATCTCGGCAGTCTTCCTCGCGGAAGTGGTTGGCTTGCA
This region includes:
- a CDS encoding SDR family oxidoreductase — its product is MRPPFYSLITGASSGIGECFARELAGRGKNLLLVARSSDKLEALASELKRAHSILAEPLAMDLGEPGAGERLALQVGARGLGIDLLINNAGFGARGRFWELPLDKQTALMRLQIETLMELTFHLLPGMIERRSGGVINVSSMTGFQPIPYATAYAATKAFMNSFSMGLREELRPYGVAVVTLCPGGTRTHFVNVGASEGRHKFPGGPQPPEEVVTDALDKLQRGGGLVVPRFVNKASIFAQRFLPRETIAKVLARMSKT